Genomic segment of Prionailurus viverrinus isolate Anna chromosome B4, UM_Priviv_1.0, whole genome shotgun sequence:
cctatctactgaaacttggcaggccagaaaggaatggcaggaaatcttcaatgtgatgaacagaaaaaatatgcagccaagaatcctttatccagcaagtctgtcattcagaatagaaggagagataaaggtcctcccaaacaaacaaaaactgaaggaattcatcacactaaaccagtcctacaagagatcctaaggggtattctgtgagtgaaatgttgcaaggaccacaaagtaccagagacatcgctacaagcatgaaacctacagacatcacaatgactctaaacccatatctttctataataacactgaatgtaaatggactaaatgcgccaaccaaaagacatagggtatcagaatggataaaaaaacaagacccatctattcactgtctacaagagactcattttagacctgaggacaccttcagattgaaagtgaggggacgaagaactatctatcatgctactggaagtcaaaagaaagctggagtagccatacttatatcagacaaaactactttaaattaaaggctgtaacaagagatgaagaagggcattatataatcattacagggactatccattaggaagagctaacaattataaatgtctatgtgctgaatacaggagcccccaaatatataaaacaattactcacaaacataagcaaccttattgataagaatgtggtaattgcaggggactttaatactccacttacgacaatgaatagatcatctagacacatggtcaataaaaaaacaagggccctgaatgatacattggatcagatggacttgacagacataTTTAGAACTTGCATCCCAAAGcgacagaatatactttcttctcgactgcatatggaacgttctccaagatagatcacatactgggtcatgaAACAGCCCTTCatacatataaaagaattgagatcataccatgcacactttcagaccacaatgctatgaagcttgaaatcaaccacagaaaaaagtctggaaaacctccaaaagcatggaggttaaagaacaccctactaaacaatgaatgggtcaaccaggcaattagagaagaaattaagaaacatatggaaacaaatgaaaatgaaaatacaacagtccaacactttgggatgcagcaaaggcagtcctgagaggaaaatacattgcaatccaggcctatctcaagaaacaagaaaaatcccaaatacaaaatctaacagcacacctaaaggaaatagaagcagaacagcaaagacacaccaaacccagcagaagaagagaaataataaagatcagagcagaaataaacaatatagaacctaaaaaaactatagagcagatcaatgaaaccaagagttgtttttttgaaaaaaataaacaaaattgataaacctctagccaggcttctcaaaaagaaaagggagatgacccaaatagataaaatcatgaatgaaaatggaattattacaaccaatccctcagaaatacaagcaattatcagggaatactatgaaaaattatatgccaacaaactggatagcctggaagaaatggacaaattcctaaacacccacacatttccaaaactcaaacaggaagaaagacaaaacttgaacagacccataaccagtgaagaaattgaatcagttatcaaaaatctcccaacaaataagagtccaggaccagatggcttcccaggggaattctaccagatgtttaaagcagagataatacctatccttctcaagctgttccaagaaatagaaagggaaggaaaacttccagactcattctatgaagccagtattactttgattcctaaaccagacagagacccagtaaaaaaagagaactacagtaaaaaaaaagagaactacaggccaatattccccTTTAGGTttgcagagggggtggggggccggcCAGAGGGTCTGCTccctggagaaagagaaaggaggtggAGAGGCCAGGGTTGGGGCACGTCCGGGCATTGCGGAGGGAGGCCACggcgggtggggtgggtggggcccAGAGGCTTCCCCGCCTCCCTCGTTTGCATGGCCCCTCCCCCCTGAAGCAATAGGGCCCCGCCATAGGTAGACCCCCCCCCCAGAAGGAGGGTCATCAGGGAGGCCTCGCCTGCATCTCCCCCTCCTGGCGGCCCCGAGACGGGGCTAGGCTGGGGttcacccccttccccagctaTTTTATGTCTgtaattaaatatgttaaaataaagtcattattgtaagtcaaaaaaaaaaatgatgaatatggatgcaaaaattgtcaataagatactagcaaatcgaattcaacagcttataaaaagaattattcaccatgatctaGTGTGATTcatccctgggatgcagggctcgttcaacattcgcaaatcaatgtgatacatcacgttaataaaagaaaagataagaaccatatgatcctgtcaatcgatgcagaaaaaaacatttgacaaaattcagcatcctttcttaataaaaacccttgagaaagtcgggatagaaggaacatacttaaacatcataaaagccatatatcatcctcaatggggaaaaactgagagctttccccctgagatcaggaacatgacagggatgtccactctcactggtgttgtttaacatagtgttggaagttctagcatcagcaatcagacaacaaaaggaaatcaaaggcatcaaaattggcaaagatgaagtcaagcttcactttttgcagacgacatgatattatgcatgggaaacccgacagactccaccaaaagtctgctagaactgatacaggaattcagcaaagttgcaggatacaaaatcaatgtacagaaatcagttgcattcttatacactaataaggaagcaacagaaagacaaataaagaaactgatcccattcacaattgcaccaagaaacataaaatccgaggaataaacctaaccaaagatgtaaaagatctgtatgctgaaaactatagaaagcttatgaaggaaattgaagaagacataaagaaatggaaaaacattccgtgctcctgggttggaagaataaatattgtcaaaatgtcaatactacccaaagctatctacacattcaatgcaatcccaatcaaaattgcgccagcattcttctcaaagctagaacaagcaatcctaaaattcatatggaaccacaaaaggccccaaatagccaacgtaattttgaagaagaagaccaaagcaggaggcatcacagtcccagactttagcctctactataaagctgtaatcatcaagacagcatggtattggcacaaaaacagacacatagaccaatggaatagaatagcgactccagaattggacccacaaaagtatggccaactcatgtttgacaaagcagggaagaatatccaatggaaaaaagacagtctctttatcaaatggtgctgggagaactggacagcaacatgcagaagactgaaactacaccactttcttacaccatttacaaaaataaactcaaaatggataaaggacctgaatgtgagacaggaaaccatcaaaaccctagaagagaaagcaggaaaaaaaacctctctgatctcagccgcagcaatttcttacttgacacatccccaaaggcaagggaattaaaagcaaaaatgaacttttaggacctcatgaagatataaagcttctgcacagcaaaggaaacaaccaacaaaactaaaaggcaacctatggaatgggaaaagatatttgcaaatgatatatcagacaatgggctagtatccaaaatctataaagagctcaccaaactccacacccaaaaaacaaataacccagtgaagaaatgggcagaaaacatgaatacacacttctctaaagaagacatccagatggccaacacgcacatgaaaagatgctcaacatcgctcctcatcagggaaataaaaatcaaaaccacactgagataccacctcacgccagtcagagtggctaaaatgaacaaatcaggagactataaatgctggtgaggatgtggagaaacaggaaccctcttgcactgttggtgggaatgcaaactggtgcagctgctctggaaaacaatgtggaggttcttcaaaaaattaaaaatagatctaccctatgccccactaatagcactgctaggaatttacccaagggatacaagggtgctgatgcatagggacacttgtaccccaatgtttacagcagcactttcaacaatagccaaattatggaaagagcctaaatggccataaactgacgaatggataaagaaattgtggtttatatacacaatggaattgtGGCacactacgtggcaatgagaaagaatggaatatggccttttgtagtaatGGAGATCTTAATGGAAACTATGACGGCATTAAGGTTATGGTAACTCACTGCGAAGTGAATTCATTTATATCACGTTTGACCACTGGCCAAATTGGGTtattaaagggagaaataatagaaatgatgAGTAGGCCAGGCACACCAATCCTCAGGGGTCTCATTCCATGGCTCTCAGCTTCACAAACCTCATGTCTGCGACAGATTCTCTCATGGAACCCTTATCGTGGTCTCTCTGGACCTTCTCTCCTCAGCCATATGTTTACAACTTGTTCTTAAAACTGTCAACAATTGCGGTTCATTTGAAGCTTTTGAACTGAAGTCCATAGGGCATGTTTAACTTCTTCAGGGAATTGATCCCCATGTGCCTGTTCTGAAAAGAGCAGATAAAACCTGCATCATTCTGCCTAACACAGAAACTGCAAAGAAGCCCACATCCTGTCTTATAAGAACTTCAAAATCATCTCtcttagaaaagaaatattaaggaatTTTCCATCTATCAAAGTTCACTCTTCTATTCCTATCATTGCTTTGGtggggttatttatttttctttttcattttacatgtaaAGGACTGTGTCTCTCAAGAACTATGATTTGATTATTGTTTGGATTCATAGAATGGAAGGTAATATGCTTCCTAAGTTAAGCCCCACAGACTTGGGTACTTTCATTAGGAGAAGAGTAGAAtgtttatatgtggaatctaagaaacaaaaccaacaaaaaaaaacagaaacagaatcacagatacagagaacaacctgtaGGTTACCAGAGTGGGGAgtggttgagagagagaggtacaataggtgaaggggattaagaggtacaaacttccagttataaaacaaataagtcacagagatatAATATACAGCACAGGTGATAATCAATAATGTAATAACTTTCATGGTGGCAGATAGTAACTAGACCTATGATAGTGATCAtttcaaatgcataaaaatatcaaatcactatgttctACCTGacactaatgtaatattgtatgtcaattataattcaatttcttcatgtaaataaataaatatccaccTATGGCCAGTGACACTTgcaacaaaaagagagagagaaggggagaatgtTGACGGGAAGCCAACAGACAGCATGTTAAAATTTATACTACTCGAGACTCACATGTCACATCTCACCCTTAACTTACCTCTTAGAAACAGCAAGGTAAATGTCCCACTACAGTCACTCAGATTGTCAAGGGTGTGAGCACTGTATGTTTTTAAAGTCACTGACTTTATTATTCTATAAATGTATATCATAAAGTCAATCAGTCATGAAAATTGTGATGAAAATGCAGAGGTTGCCAGAGGCCAGAGGTTAgtacaaacagggaaggggggaCTGTCGGGGAATCCAGGTCAATGTTTAGTATCACCTAGTGCCTCCAACAGCGTATGGAATAATAGGGAGATTGACAAGAATGATTGTGAGGATATGATTTTTTCTAACCCATATGAATGTGAATTAGAGGGGCGTTTTATACTTCTTTGCCTCTGAatcagaaaaatctaaaaatgaggggtgcctgggtagctcagtcagttaagtgtccaactattgatctcagctcaggccttgatctcagggtggtgagttcaagctccattgAGCTTGAagcccacactgggcatggagcctacttttaaaaaaatagaaaaagaaaaatctaaaagcgCACGGAAGGTACTACCGCCTAAGTTTCCCTCCTTGGGGATTACCAATTTATCAGCAAAGGACTCTTATTGTCAGAAACATGAATGTCCTTCTTCCTGGTTTCTATGCCAAGAACAAAGAacaggagaggcacctgggtggctcagtcagttgagcgtccgacttcagctcaggtcatgatcttgcagtccgtgagttcaagccccgcatctctgtgctgacagctcagagcctggagcctgtttcagattctgtgtctccctctctctttgaccctcccccattcatgctctgtctctctctgtctcaaaaatagataaacgtttaaaaaaaatttttttaaagaatagagaaCAGGAAAGTTTGAGGCATGATAAACTGTCATCCTTAGTTTGCCCCTGAGGAATCGTTAAGACTTTGGGCAAAATGTGCCACACTGAGATGCTGCCTGTGGTATCTCGAGATGTCTATTCTCAGAGATATATCCCAAATCTACCTACAAGACTTTGAGCATGGCagagaaacaaataagaaaatgctaATTAATATGACTTATTGACACCAGAGCCTCTTCATGTACCAAAAGTGCTCACAGTAAAATACAAGATAGTACTGAACCAAAGATCTTAAGTCTTAAAGGTCTATTACAAAATTATGCTTCAAAAGAAATAGGGGTgcagaataaatcacatattcATCAAAACCTTCCACCATATCCATGTGGAGAATTTCCTATTGGTTGCTGAAACAAGGAAGTCAGAGATTTTGACAGTAATGGAGATGAGGATCAAATTgtacagagaaggggaaagagcacaaggaggggaaagggaagcacagaaaacagaattttttcaCCAAGAGCATATAGGGAAAAGTAACTTAAATGTGGAgatttcataaacattttgagATTAAAAGGTTGAAAATGTTattcttttgggggaaaaaaggtaatTATTCTGCAATACATTCTGTTAAGTATCCAGGAATATATCAACTTGGGGAATTTAAAAGACTTTATGATTGAGGTCATTCACATAGAAGATATGGGGCTTCCATGGAGCCAAGGCCACTGCAATGTGATACTGGTTTGGGGTCAATTGAACAGTCAGTAATATATGACTTGAATCATTACAATCAGCTTTGTCTCTCCTACCCTGAGAAACCTCACTTTTCATCACTCACCTTTTTCCTTCAGATCTCCAAAGGGTCAACAATGAAAAATAGGACGTTTAGTGAGTTCATCCTGTTGGGCTTCACAAATCAACCTGAGGTCCAGATTGTGATATTCATCTTTCTGCTCCTCACTTATGTGATAAGTGTCCTAGGAAATCTGACCATCATCATTCTCACTCAGGTACACCCTCACCTCCAGAcccccatgtatttcttcctccGGAATTTCTCCTTCTTAGAAATTTCCTTCACATCCATTTTTATTCCCAGATTTCTGACCAGCGTGACAACAGGAAATAAAGTCATCAGTTTTGCTGGATGcttcattcaatatttttttgCTATATTCCTTGGAGCAACAGAGTTTTACCTCTTGGCTTCTATGTCCTATGACCGCTATGTTGCCATCTGCAAACCCCTGCATTACCTGACCATCATGAGCAACAGAGTCTGCATACAACTTGTGTTCTGCTCCTGGCTGGGGGGATTGCTAGCTATCTTACCCCCAATCACCTTGATGAGCCAGGTGGATTTCTGTGCCTCCAATGTTCTGAATCACTATTATTGTGACTATGGGCCCCTTCTGGAGCTTGCCTGCTCAGACACAAGCCTCCTAGAACAGATGGTCATCTTTGTGGCGGTTGTGACTCTGGTGGTTACCCTGGTGCTGGTGACATTTTCTTATACATACATTATCAAGACCATTTTGAGGATcccttctgcccagcaaaggacaAAGGCTTTTTCCACTTGTTCTTCCCACATGATTGTCATCTCCCTCTCTTATGGCAGCTGCATGTTTATGTACATCAATCCATCAGCAAAAGAAGAAGGCGCTTTCAACAAAGGAATAGCTGTGCTCATTACCTCAATTACTCCCTTATTAAACCCCTTCATTTACACTCTAAGAAATCAGCAAGTGAAGCAAGCATtcaaggacaccatcaagaagaTTATGAAGCTTTAAAATTCAGAATACAtttcaatgaaaaatatatttcacttagtaaatatgtattgagtgtctactatgtttCAATTGCTGCACTGGCCCTTGaggataaaaatatgaaaggcaTATGTCCTAACTTCAAGGAATCCACAGTATGATAGAAATGtgtataaactttaaatttacataataagtttacaaaaaaataaaatataacatagtaagtgctattagagaaagataaatgagaatccataaaaagaacaaagaacaattGGAGAGAATTAACTATTTTCCAGAAATGACTTGAAAGTCAAAAGGCAAAACATATTGTCTATTTAGAAGAGTGGAAAGATAAGAATTCAGAGTAAGAAAGAGAGGCCATGATGAAGGTATTATTTAATTACAAACTAGGGAGTTAGTTGACATTGGTGGGTCAAGAGAagttttaagaaaggaaattatacTATCAGCATTATTTTGAAGGGAATCTAGCATTGGTATTGTTCTTCATCATGGAGCCCTGGGTACTGTGCTTCTGTCAAAGTGTTAATAATTTTGATTCTCCTCCCTTACGCATTCATCTTTCAACTGTAGCCATACTTTCATCCttccataaaggaaaataaaatgaatattttgttcatttggtcCACTTTTCCCCAAATGAGGTGAAAAATCTCAAGATTTTGTCAACTTACACATCCACTTTCCAGAACTTATGGTTAGAAGAGGCTTCTAAAGCCAAGGTTAAAAGCCTCCCACTTCTATGCAGGatctattgttgttgttgttgttgttgtttttaatttttttttaacgtttatttatttttgagacagagagagacagagcatgaacgggggaggggcagagagagagggagacagaatcggaagcaggctccaggctctgggccatcagcccagagcccgacgcggggctcgactcacggaccgcgagatcgtgacccaggctgaagtcggacgcttaaccgactgagccacccaggcgcctctattgtTGTTTTTCATAGCGCTGACATCTTTTCAAGTTAATGGCTGAcatctcccaccctctctctttggtagtttctggtcatttttttttctattataattttattttcatctttttgtttacttttgttagATATTAGAAAAGACACTGGGGAGCCtcggtgactcagtgggttaagcatccaattttggctcaggtcatgatcgcacagtttgtgggtttaagcccccacgttgggctctgtgacagctcagagcctggagcctgcttcagattctatgtgtgtgtgtgtgtgtctctctgcccctcccccactcacactctgtctgtctcc
This window contains:
- the LOC125170376 gene encoding olfactory receptor 6C4-like, which translates into the protein MKNRTFSEFILLGFTNQPEVQIVIFIFLLLTYVISVLGNLTIIILTQVHPHLQTPMYFFLRNFSFLEISFTSIFIPRFLTSVTTGNKVISFAGCFIQYFFAIFLGATEFYLLASMSYDRYVAICKPLHYLTIMSNRVCIQLVFCSWLGGLLAILPPITLMSQVDFCASNVLNHYYCDYGPLLELACSDTSLLEQMVIFVAVVTLVVTLVLVTFSYTYIIKTILRIPSAQQRTKAFSTCSSHMIVISLSYGSCMFMYINPSAKEEGAFNKGIAVLITSITPLLNPFIYTLRNQQVKQAFKDTIKKIMKL